The region aaagcaGAGAGGAGAGAATTGTATGCTTGGCTGCTGCCAATTAGATTGGCATATTCCTGGCTCCTTTGTTCACGGGCGAAGAATATATAGCAGAGCCCATTTCTGTGATGGATTGGACTAGTACTTGTTTAACTTGTTCTCCTGGATTTAATATGATAGGGATGTGGCAGCAACTTGCTTAAATGTTCTATCCTCGtgtactttttttaaattataaattggtATGGAAGACTCACTGCAAAAGGGTTTGTTTGTTCCCAACTAACTAAATCAATCACTATGATAACTTGGATGGATGATGGTGATCAGGGTTTCTTAGTTTTGGACGTAATTTATTATGTGATGAGAATATGTGTGGTTTACAAAATTTACAGTGAATTTGAGTAAAGATCAGCACACTACATACAAGTAAATAACATGGCAATCCACTATGGTAGTGTTTTCTTGGTTGAATGTTTGTATCAGAAAATTTGCAATGTCAATGTAAACATATCAGTAGCAtctatcaaaatcaactcttaCATTAATGAATTTGGAAGAGATgtaaaattcagattaatcaAATGTTTGCTTCGTCGCCGTTAGGGAGCTTGGTGTAGTGGTGACCCACGGCCATGTCTTCCTCCGCCTGCTTCGACTCCCTGCACTCGAAGTAGTACGCcgtgacggcggcgacggagaacacctcgacggcgccgagcagcagcacgtacgcgacgccggcggccgcgcccgcCGGCGCGCTCCGCGGCCACCACCTGAGCGCGAGCGTGTACACCGgagagacggcggcggcgagcgcgaacGTGGCGACGACGTAGACCACGGCCTGCGCGTTCTTGCCGCTCATGAGCCTCCACGCGCGGGacaccgcgccggcgccgcgcttCCCGGGCTCCGCGGCCGACACGGCGAGGGCCACCGCGCAGACGACGGTGAGGTAGACGAGGaagagcgcggcgaggagcacGGCCATGGCGTCGAGGAAGAGGAGCAGCAGGGAGTACTCGAGGAGGGGCACCATGAGCATCGCCatggcgacgatggcggcgacgcAGACCACCTCGAGGATGTACCCGAAGGCGATGGTGACGACGGGGCCCCAAAGGTTCCCCTTTGCCGCGGCGAGGAACCCCGACACGGTGGCGCggcgctcccctccgccatcgccatcaccGGAGACGGAGaacgcggcgacggcggcaaaCAC is a window of Oryza brachyantha chromosome 8, ObraRS2, whole genome shotgun sequence DNA encoding:
- the LOC102719036 gene encoding uncharacterized protein LOC102719036; amino-acid sequence: MVTTTTRARNPTSPFPSSSSSSPLAMAAGPPPAGFFSFLKHGVLVPARGRGIFLPLLALTAALAGALLLANSLAVQPRAVDVLLDADALSRADPASAAYPKLVRRFRHDLRSLLVDAASCVAAAVVAGSAIKIATVFAAVAAFSVSGDGDGGGERRATVSGFLAAAKGNLWGPVVTIAFGYILEVVCVAAIVAMAMLMVPLLEYSLLLLFLDAMAVLLAALFLVYLTVVCAVALAVSAAEPGKRGAGAVSRAWRLMSGKNAQAVVYVVATFALAAAVSPVYTLALRWWPRSAPAGAAAGVAYVLLLGAVEVFSVAAVTAYYFECRESKQAEEDMAVGHHYTKLPNGDEANI